From Arcobacter sp. CECT 8986, a single genomic window includes:
- a CDS encoding GGDEF domain-containing protein, translating into MKTKIKNISKDTIKNLFSKNISPTPNEYHKEFCAVAKEYQLDIKECKQFKELVSRLNKEEQAEIKSKNITTFEDLIPVLLNRVATKNLKTLTSLFKESITPSISIGLDERLAKFSIKIGNSPALLFEEDIQKEMQEFITERFEADKKIVREKTAEIAKLVTLMGQHLSEAIASSGESGTEVSNIKDEIKSIDLKENGIKELTNLQSKLINAAMSIENEMTQVGEKLSSGKSKVEKLEAKIKNLEEELDKSKKENLKDHLTGVLTRRAYEYEAKKIENNFNRNSTQYAIVFIDIDHFKAINDTYGHGGGDMILSTFGKILSKYTRDLDVVGRYGGEEFIVLIHFNLRRELLKYLKRIKSIVNENNFIFGKNKIKITFSAGVTIRNDHTSYESALQKSDMLLYNAKESGRNKIVLEDNTVI; encoded by the coding sequence ATGAAAACAAAAATAAAGAATATTTCTAAAGATACAATAAAAAATCTATTTTCAAAAAATATAAGCCCTACTCCAAATGAGTACCACAAAGAGTTCTGTGCTGTTGCAAAAGAGTATCAATTAGATATAAAAGAGTGTAAACAGTTCAAAGAACTTGTGAGTAGACTAAATAAAGAAGAACAAGCCGAAATAAAATCAAAAAATATCACAACATTTGAAGATTTAATACCTGTATTATTAAATAGAGTTGCAACAAAAAATCTAAAAACATTAACTTCTTTATTTAAAGAGTCTATTACTCCTTCTATTTCAATTGGATTAGATGAAAGATTAGCAAAATTCTCTATAAAAATAGGAAACTCACCTGCTTTACTTTTCGAAGAAGATATTCAAAAAGAGATGCAAGAGTTTATCACTGAAAGATTTGAAGCTGATAAAAAAATAGTTAGAGAAAAAACTGCTGAGATTGCAAAACTTGTAACTTTGATGGGTCAACACTTAAGTGAAGCAATTGCAAGTAGCGGAGAAAGTGGTACAGAAGTTTCTAATATCAAAGATGAAATCAAATCAATTGATTTAAAAGAAAATGGTATAAAAGAGCTTACTAACTTACAAAGTAAACTTATAAATGCTGCTATGTCTATTGAAAATGAGATGACTCAAGTGGGAGAAAAACTATCTTCTGGAAAATCAAAAGTAGAAAAACTTGAAGCAAAGATAAAAAATCTTGAAGAAGAGTTAGATAAATCAAAAAAAGAGAATCTAAAAGATCATCTTACTGGTGTACTTACTAGAAGAGCATATGAATATGAAGCAAAAAAAATAGAGAATAATTTCAATAGAAATAGTACTCAATATGCTATTGTATTTATAGATATTGACCACTTTAAAGCTATAAATGATACATATGGACACGGTGGTGGAGATATGATTTTATCTACATTTGGTAAGATTTTATCAAAATATACAAGAGACTTAGACGTAGTAGGAAGATATGGTGGAGAAGAGTTTATTGTACTTATTCACTTCAATCTTAGAAGAGAATTACTAAAATACTTAAAAAGAATAAAAAGTATAGTAAATGAAAATAACTTTATTTTTGGAAAAAACAAAATCAAAATAACTTTTTCAGCTGGAGTAACTATTAGAAATGACCACACTTCTTATGAAAGTGCACTTCAAAAATCTGATATGTTACTTTACAATGCGAAAGAATCAGGAAGAAATAAAATAGTATTAGAAGACAATACAGTAATTTAA
- a CDS encoding HD domain-containing phosphohydrolase: MNRPSRLFIKIRPTISFILIACISTVIVVTLSLQYYFLKQLAFKATQDSFANITHKVKSKIQELDKTSNNIIDVFELYSATTKIAKKSERHPLLKLFTTTMKNNNFIYSLYVGNENKDFYEVIDLDTDANLRKRYNASQKAKWLILKIYKDSTGKRVEFHEHLDKNLNILKTKEKTPTYDPTVRPWFIAAQKSKGIIKTPPYEYSYSALGAKGITYAKKIHNSNAVFSIDLLLNNIGNVLKKEAHKDDKIILFKRNGDIDASVNFKEKITDFKYKKIFDLTLTDTKNKHFTLCIDDINYYVYYAKINSIYNNKDYLAILTPVDVIMQPYSEKIMNSFFISILILTITIPLIWLSTKVLVTPILDLMKENKKIINRDFTDVKIIDTHIKELHDLSVSLSNMSMSIKKYEEKQKELMDAFIKILAGAIDAKSKYTGKHCERVPILTMLLAKKAQECDEGIFKEFKFENEEQERELSVAAWLHDCGKVTTPEYVVDKATKLETIYNRIHEIRTRFEVIHRDLTIKMYENILNGANEEEEKKTLEKEHQKLFEEFAIVANANIGSEFMEEEDIEKIKEISKRTWTRYFDNSIGLSNEEEKRYIKTSTPMQENLLEDKKEHLIQRDRDINTLYAKYKFKLDIPKYQYNLGEIYNLTIQKGTLNQEERFKINEHMMMSIIMLERLPFPEHLKKVPEYAGGHHETLIGTGYPRRLKKEDMSIPARIMAVADIFEALTASDRPYKKAKTLSESIQILSFMVKDKHIDEDIFKLFLTSNAYLEYAKEYLKEEQIDEVDISKYI, from the coding sequence ATGAATAGACCTAGCAGACTTTTTATCAAAATCAGACCTACCATTTCATTTATTTTAATTGCTTGTATTAGTACAGTTATTGTAGTTACACTCTCTTTACAGTACTACTTTTTAAAACAACTAGCTTTTAAAGCAACACAAGATAGTTTTGCAAATATTACACACAAAGTAAAAAGCAAAATCCAAGAGCTTGATAAAACAAGTAATAATATAATAGATGTTTTTGAACTTTATAGTGCTACAACAAAAATAGCAAAAAAATCAGAAAGACATCCTTTATTAAAACTATTTACAACCACAATGAAAAACAATAACTTTATTTATTCACTTTATGTAGGAAATGAAAATAAAGACTTTTATGAAGTAATTGACTTAGATACAGATGCAAATCTAAGAAAAAGATACAATGCCTCACAAAAAGCAAAATGGCTAATACTAAAGATTTATAAAGACTCAACAGGAAAAAGAGTTGAATTTCATGAACATTTAGATAAAAATCTAAATATATTAAAAACAAAAGAAAAGACACCAACTTATGACCCGACAGTTAGACCTTGGTTTATAGCAGCACAAAAAAGTAAAGGAATCATAAAAACACCTCCATACGAATATTCATACTCTGCACTTGGAGCAAAAGGTATAACTTACGCAAAAAAAATACATAACTCAAATGCAGTTTTTTCTATTGATTTACTTCTTAATAATATAGGAAATGTTCTAAAAAAAGAGGCTCATAAAGATGATAAAATTATCTTATTTAAAAGAAATGGTGATATAGATGCTTCAGTAAATTTCAAAGAAAAAATCACAGATTTTAAATATAAAAAGATTTTTGATTTGACTTTAACTGATACAAAAAACAAACACTTTACTTTATGTATTGATGATATCAACTATTATGTATATTACGCAAAAATAAACTCCATTTATAATAACAAAGACTATCTTGCAATCCTTACACCAGTTGATGTAATAATGCAGCCATATTCTGAAAAAATAATGAACTCTTTTTTTATTAGTATTTTGATACTTACTATAACTATTCCATTGATATGGTTATCTACAAAGGTATTAGTAACACCTATTTTAGACTTGATGAAAGAGAACAAAAAAATCATAAATAGAGATTTTACAGATGTAAAAATAATAGATACTCATATAAAAGAGTTACATGATTTATCTGTTTCTTTATCAAATATGTCAATGTCCATCAAAAAATATGAAGAGAAACAAAAAGAGTTAATGGATGCATTTATCAAGATACTTGCAGGGGCAATTGATGCAAAATCAAAATATACAGGTAAACACTGCGAAAGAGTTCCTATTTTAACTATGTTATTAGCAAAAAAAGCACAAGAGTGTGATGAAGGGATTTTCAAAGAGTTTAAGTTTGAAAATGAAGAACAAGAAAGAGAGCTTAGTGTTGCTGCTTGGTTACATGATTGTGGGAAAGTAACAACGCCTGAGTATGTAGTAGATAAAGCAACTAAGCTTGAAACTATTTATAATAGAATACATGAAATAAGAACAAGATTTGAAGTTATTCATAGAGATTTGACTATTAAAATGTATGAAAATATCTTAAATGGTGCAAACGAAGAAGAAGAGAAAAAGACTCTTGAAAAAGAGCATCAAAAACTATTTGAAGAGTTTGCAATAGTTGCAAATGCAAATATCGGTTCAGAGTTTATGGAAGAAGAAGATATAGAAAAAATCAAAGAGATTTCAAAAAGAACATGGACAAGATATTTTGATAACTCTATTGGATTATCAAATGAAGAGGAGAAAAGATATATCAAAACATCTACTCCAATGCAAGAAAATCTACTAGAAGATAAAAAAGAGCATCTAATACAAAGAGATAGGGATATAAATACACTATATGCTAAATATAAGTTCAAACTTGATATTCCAAAATATCAATATAACTTAGGTGAGATTTATAACCTTACAATTCAAAAAGGTACACTAAATCAAGAAGAGAGATTTAAGATAAATGAACATATGATGATGTCTATTATTATGCTTGAAAGACTACCTTTCCCTGAGCATCTTAAAAAAGTTCCTGAATATGCTGGTGGGCATCATGAAACACTAATTGGTACTGGTTATCCAAGAAGATTAAAAAAAGAGGATATGTCAATTCCTGCAAGAATTATGGCAGTTGCAGATATATTTGAAGCACTAACAGCTTCTGATAGACCATATAAAAAAGCAAAAACATTGAGTGAGTCTATTCAAATACTAAGCTTTATGGTAAAAGACAAACATATAGATGAAGATATTTTCAAACTATTTTTAACTTCAAATGCATATTTAGAGTATGCAAAAGAGTATCTAAAAGAGGAGCAAATTGATGAAGTAGATATATCTAAATATATCTAA
- the abc-f gene encoding ribosomal protection-like ABC-F family protein, whose translation MALIDLQNINKQYDTKVILKDVNFTLIPGQRIAVIGQNGQGKSTLLKVIMGEIEPDSGEKSIDKSVKIEMLAQQPKFEDNLTVREAIEKQLTELNEAKIRYEELTQQLATDYENQELLKEQSKLATFIDFHNAWDLDNMIERVLKEFKLKEYEFKDVNLLSGGEQRRVSLAGLLLKKPDILLLDEPTNHLDVYMVEFLESLLMKNNFTLLFISHDRYFIDNIATNIVEIEDGTIRRFNGGYSDYLQQKEELLSSMQKEHENLIRLVKREAHWMQRGVTARRKRNERRKAEYFELKKKAKSNPAQIRKMSVELQREQKSFNNETGTTRNKRKMLFELDKISKTLGDKLLIKDFTTRILQKDVIAIVGPNGTGKSTMLKLFTEKLHIDDGRFKKGDFSIGYFDQHREMLDDSKSLIETFCPNGGDRVILDDGRNMHVFGYLKNFLFPREYLDKKIGVLSGGEKNRVALALLFTKHYDCLILDEPTNDLDIPTINILEEYLQNFQGALIFVSHDRYFVDKIATKLFIFRGENGKVEESFQPYTEYLEFEKEIKELESYANEIEKSQSSQDNRKSQPKKQTKLSYKDQRDYDSLPKEIEELEQKIEEINICLSNPECYEQKGIVAVSKELEEVEEIYEQKVERFLELEELIESFNS comes from the coding sequence ATGGCACTAATAGACTTACAAAACATAAATAAACAATACGATACTAAAGTTATATTAAAAGATGTGAATTTTACTTTGATTCCAGGACAAAGAATTGCTGTTATTGGGCAAAATGGTCAAGGAAAATCAACTCTACTTAAAGTTATTATGGGAGAGATTGAGCCAGATTCTGGAGAAAAATCAATTGATAAGTCTGTAAAAATAGAGATGCTTGCTCAACAACCAAAGTTTGAAGATAATCTTACAGTAAGAGAAGCAATTGAGAAGCAACTAACAGAGTTAAATGAAGCAAAAATAAGATACGAAGAACTTACACAACAACTTGCAACAGATTATGAAAATCAAGAGTTATTAAAAGAACAAAGTAAACTTGCTACTTTTATTGATTTTCACAATGCTTGGGATTTGGATAATATGATTGAAAGAGTTCTAAAAGAGTTCAAACTAAAAGAGTATGAATTCAAAGATGTAAACTTACTTAGTGGAGGAGAACAAAGAAGAGTTAGTCTTGCTGGATTATTACTTAAAAAGCCTGATATTTTACTTCTTGATGAGCCTACAAACCACCTTGATGTTTATATGGTAGAGTTTTTGGAATCTTTACTTATGAAAAACAACTTTACTCTTCTATTTATTTCTCACGATAGATATTTTATTGATAACATTGCTACAAATATTGTAGAGATTGAAGATGGAACAATAAGAAGATTTAACGGTGGATATAGTGATTATCTACAACAAAAAGAAGAACTACTTTCAAGTATGCAAAAAGAGCACGAAAATCTAATAAGACTTGTAAAAAGAGAAGCTCACTGGATGCAAAGGGGAGTTACAGCTAGAAGAAAAAGAAATGAAAGAAGAAAAGCTGAATACTTCGAACTTAAGAAAAAAGCAAAATCAAACCCAGCACAAATAAGAAAAATGTCAGTGGAACTTCAAAGAGAACAAAAATCTTTTAATAATGAAACAGGTACGACAAGAAATAAAAGAAAAATGCTTTTTGAATTAGACAAGATTTCAAAAACACTTGGGGACAAACTACTAATAAAAGACTTCACGACAAGAATTCTACAAAAAGATGTAATTGCAATAGTTGGGCCAAATGGTACTGGAAAATCAACTATGCTAAAACTTTTCACAGAAAAGCTACATATAGATGATGGAAGATTTAAAAAAGGTGATTTTTCAATAGGATACTTTGACCAGCACAGAGAGATGCTTGATGATTCAAAATCACTAATCGAGACATTTTGTCCAAATGGTGGAGATAGAGTTATCCTAGATGATGGAAGAAATATGCATGTTTTTGGATATTTAAAGAACTTCTTATTTCCAAGAGAGTATCTTGACAAGAAGATTGGGGTTTTAAGTGGTGGAGAGAAAAATAGAGTTGCTTTAGCACTTCTATTTACTAAACACTATGATTGTTTGATACTTGATGAACCTACAAATGATTTGGATATTCCAACTATTAATATCTTAGAAGAGTATTTACAAAATTTTCAAGGAGCTTTGATTTTTGTTAGTCATGATAGATATTTTGTAGATAAAATTGCAACTAAACTATTTATATTCAGAGGTGAAAATGGAAAAGTTGAAGAGAGTTTTCAACCTTATACTGAATATTTAGAGTTTGAAAAAGAGATAAAAGAGTTAGAATCTTATGCAAATGAAATAGAAAAATCTCAATCATCTCAAGACAATAGAAAATCTCAACCTAAAAAACAGACAAAACTAAGCTATAAAGATCAAAGAGATTATGATAGCTTACCAAAAGAGATAGAAGAACTAGAACAAAAAATAGAAGAGATAAATATTTGTCTGTCAAATCCTGAGTGTTATGAACAAAAAGGAATAGTGGCGGTTTCTAAAGAGTTAGAAGAAGTTGAAGAAATTTATGAACAAAAAGTCGAAAGATTTTTAGAACTAGAAGAATTAATAGAAAGCTTTAACTCTTAA
- a CDS encoding GatB/YqeY domain-containing protein: MSLKEQLKNDLKDAMRAKNLVKRDSIRAINTMIKQIEVDERKELTDEDVLKLIQKGIKQREEAAEQYKEASRDDLVEKELEQVEIFKEYLPKQLSDEELEAGMKEIIEQVGAQTMKDMGKVMGVATKKFAGVADGKRINETVKKILA; encoded by the coding sequence ATGAGTTTAAAAGAACAATTAAAAAATGATTTAAAAGATGCTATGAGAGCAAAAAATTTAGTAAAAAGAGACTCTATTAGAGCAATAAATACAATGATTAAACAAATTGAAGTTGACGAAAGAAAAGAGTTAACTGATGAAGATGTATTAAAACTAATTCAAAAAGGTATAAAACAAAGAGAAGAAGCAGCAGAACAATACAAAGAAGCTTCAAGAGATGACTTAGTTGAAAAAGAGTTAGAACAAGTAGAAATTTTTAAAGAGTATTTACCAAAACAATTATCTGATGAAGAGTTAGAAGCTGGAATGAAAGAAATTATTGAGCAAGTTGGTGCACAAACTATGAAAGACATGGGAAAAGTTATGGGTGTAGCAACTAAGAAATTTGCAGGTGTTGCAGACGGAAAAAGAATCAACGAAACAGTTAAAAAAATCTTAGCATAA